A genome region from Nocardia sp. NBC_00565 includes the following:
- a CDS encoding ABC transporter permease, whose amino-acid sequence MSIPTAVSSFFYRKPRIRLGLLLSGPMAWLGVAYLAALAALFVTAFWRADSFTGKVIIDWSMDNFRTLFTDKVYRAVTMRTIGIAVGVTVLDAIIAFPMALYMAKVASPRARRMLVIAVMTPLWASYLVKVYSWRVMLSGNGVMHWLLSPFGLDTPGYGLFATTLTLAYLWLPYMILPIYAGLERLPDSLLDASSDLGGRSWHTIRSVVAPMVLPSVVAGSIFTFSLTLGDYITVKIVGGPSQMLGNVVYDNIGAAGNLPFAATVACIPVALILVYLAAVRRTGALDNL is encoded by the coding sequence ATGAGCATACCCACGGCGGTCTCGAGTTTCTTCTACCGCAAGCCCCGAATCCGGCTCGGCCTGCTGCTGTCGGGCCCCATGGCCTGGCTCGGTGTGGCCTACCTGGCCGCGCTGGCCGCATTGTTCGTGACCGCGTTCTGGCGGGCCGACAGCTTCACCGGCAAGGTGATCATCGACTGGTCGATGGACAACTTCCGCACGCTGTTCACCGACAAGGTGTACCGCGCGGTCACCATGCGCACCATCGGGATCGCCGTGGGTGTCACCGTGCTCGACGCCATCATCGCTTTCCCGATGGCGCTGTACATGGCCAAGGTCGCCTCGCCGCGGGCCCGGCGCATGCTGGTGATCGCGGTCATGACCCCGCTGTGGGCAAGCTACCTGGTCAAGGTGTACTCCTGGCGAGTCATGCTGTCCGGCAACGGCGTTATGCATTGGCTGCTGTCGCCGTTCGGCTTGGATACTCCCGGCTACGGGCTGTTCGCCACCACACTCACTTTGGCGTATCTGTGGTTGCCATACATGATTCTGCCCATCTACGCGGGTCTCGAGCGCCTGCCCGACTCGCTGCTGGACGCGTCGAGCGATCTGGGCGGGCGATCGTGGCACACCATCCGTTCGGTCGTTGCCCCGATGGTGTTGCCGTCCGTCGTAGCAGGCTCGATCTTCACGTTCTCGCTAACTCTGGGCGACTACATCACGGTGAAAATCGTTGGTGGGCCGAGCCAGATGCTGGGCAACGTTGTCTACGACAACATCGGCGCAGCGGGCAACCTGCCCTTCGCGGCGACCGTGGCCTGCATACCGGTGGCGCTGATCTTGGTCTATCTGGCCGCCGTGCGCCGCACCGGCGCGCTGGACAACCTCTGA
- a CDS encoding ABC transporter permease, translated as MRASKPTRYFLLAFTVLGLALIYAPLALIVLNSFNSDATFGWPPSAPTLRWWGRVLGDHGALQALGTSVLVGLIAAAIALMFGTMAAFALARYRFFGRDAVSLLIILPIALPGIVTGIALNNAFRTILGIDLGVLTAIIAHATFCIVVVFNNVVARLRRLGSGLEEASADLGARGATTFRLVTFPMLRSALLAGGLLAFALSFDEIIVTTFTLGAGHQTLPIWILDNLFRPNQAPVVNVVAAVLIVVSIVPVYLAQRLAGDTASSGRL; from the coding sequence ATGCGCGCATCCAAACCAACCCGATACTTTCTCTTGGCCTTCACCGTCCTCGGCCTCGCCCTGATCTACGCGCCGCTGGCGCTGATCGTGCTGAACTCCTTCAACTCCGACGCCACCTTCGGCTGGCCCCCCTCGGCTCCGACATTGCGCTGGTGGGGACGCGTGCTCGGCGACCACGGCGCATTGCAGGCGTTGGGGACCAGCGTGCTCGTCGGACTGATCGCCGCCGCCATCGCGCTGATGTTCGGCACCATGGCCGCATTCGCTTTGGCGCGCTATCGCTTCTTCGGACGCGACGCGGTGTCGCTGCTGATCATCCTGCCGATCGCACTGCCTGGCATTGTCACCGGCATCGCATTGAACAATGCGTTCCGCACGATCTTGGGGATCGACCTCGGCGTACTCACCGCGATCATCGCCCACGCGACCTTCTGCATCGTGGTGGTGTTCAACAACGTGGTGGCGCGGCTGCGGCGGCTCGGTTCCGGACTCGAGGAGGCCTCGGCCGACCTCGGTGCCCGCGGAGCGACGACATTTCGCCTGGTCACGTTCCCGATGCTCCGTTCGGCGTTACTCGCCGGTGGCCTGCTGGCGTTCGCCTTGTCATTCGACGAGATCATCGTCACCACCTTCACCCTCGGTGCGGGCCACCAAACCCTGCCGATCTGGATTCTGGACAACCTGTTCCGGCCGAACCAGGCGCCGGTGGTGAATGTGGTCGCCGCCGTTCTGATCGTGGTCTCGATAGT